A single region of the Nicotiana sylvestris chromosome 6, ASM39365v2, whole genome shotgun sequence genome encodes:
- the LOC138870652 gene encoding secreted RxLR effector protein 161-like, translating into MSRVPYRSAVGSLMYAMVCTRSDICQAVGLVSRYQTDPGLAHWQALKRIMRYLKGTADYALCYQGGKDLRLVGYSDVDHGGDLDERKSTSGYVFLLGDGAISLSSKKHLYHYLRWKPNTWLSH; encoded by the coding sequence ATGAGTCGAGTTCCTTATAGGAGCGCAGTTGGAAGTCTAATGTATGCTATGGTGTGCACTAGATCTGATATCTGTCAAGCAGTTGGCTTGGTAAGTAGATATCAAACTGACCCAGGTTTAGCACATTGGCAAGCATTAAAGAGGATCATGAGATATCTGAAGGGAACTGCTGATTATGCCCTTTGTTATCAAGGAGGCAAGGATCTGCGATTAGTTGGATATAGTGATGTTGATCATGGAGGAGATCTAGATGAGAGGAAGTCTACCTCAGGATATGTTTTCTTACTCGGTGATGGCGCTATATCATTGAGTAGTAAGAAACATCTGTATCACTATCTACGATGGAAGCCGAATACGTGGCTCTCGCATTAG
- the LOC138870653 gene encoding uncharacterized protein, translating into MASLTVLLRHSGKWNDEGNYIDFSIEGILIKEYASFNDLVGSISNQLGIDLSTNTIKIQYNVEGNRTPMEIHNDMGYRVYVKLKKENREFGMYPLCITTMEKELISGDGLNQGDIVQIDEAVQMYDSDTDYTLAIELANSGEAIGVFELHKDLIISKTNQKEVMAGQVYKDKATLKEVMKNYAIAQRFQFRVDRSNAVRFDVREFNDNHTCPLKDKVYEQRQASSSFISGIIRTKLTNHKRKYTPRDIIDDVKSDLGVDVSYMLAWRVKEKAMNFLRGEPADSYKKLPGYLYTMDKTYPGSHIRMEKSSKNEFMYVYISLYAFIRGFDHCRPIVVVDGSHLKSYYTGTFVSASTLDGAGHILPLAYGVIDSENDAAWTWFFEQFKIAYGVRENMCIVSDRNESIIKSVSRVYPDLPHCACIWHLWNNVYKKFKKSHAKLSEIYFLMEKAYTQTEFDSLMEKVEKVDIRVKEYLELAGYVG; encoded by the exons ATGGCAAGCTTGACAGTTTTGTTGCGTCATTCTGGAAAGTGGAACGATGAGGGCAATTATATCGACTTTTCCATTGAGGGAATACTGATTAAGGAGTATGCTTCCTTTAATGATCTAGTTGGTTCAATTTCTAATCAACTGGGTATAGATTTGAGCACAAATACCATTAAAATACAATACAATGTTGAAGGCAATCGCACGCCAATGGAAATACACAATGATATGGGTTACAGAGTGTATGTAAAATtgaaaaaagagaacagagaatttGGGATGTATCCTCTGTGCATTACAACTATGGAAAAAGAGCTTATCTCCGGAGATGGTTTAAATCAAGGCGACATTGTGCAGATAGACGAAGCAGTTCAAATGTACGATTCCGATACAGATTATACCCTAGCTATAGAACTTGCCAATTCAGGAGAAGCGATTGGAGTGTTCGAACTCCACAAGGATTTGATAATTTCAAAAACTAATCAAAAGGAAGTTATGGCTGGACAAGTGTATAAGGATAAGGCTACATTGAAAGAGGTGATGAAGAATTATGCTATAGCTCAAAGGTTTCAATTCCGTGTTGATCGGTCTAATGCTGTCAGGTTTGAT GTGAGAGAATTCAATGACAACCATACATGTCCGCTGAAGGATAAAGTGTATGAGCAGCGGCAGGCTAGTAGCAGCTTTATAAGTGGTATTATAAGGACAAAGCTTACAAATCATAAGAGGAAATACACTCCGAGGGACATTATTGATGACGTGAAATCAGATCTAGGTGTTGATGTTAGCTACATGTTGGCGTGGAGGGttaaagaaaaggcaatgaattTTCTTAGAGGTGAACCGGCTGATTCATACAAAAAATTACCAGGATACTTATATACAATGGATAAGACATATCCAGGTTCTCACATAAGAATGGAAAAATCGTCAAAGAATGAATTCATGTACGTGTATATATCATTGTATGCATTTATAAGGGGGTTTGATCATTGTAGACCAATTGTTGTAGTGGACGGAAGTCATCTAAAATCCTACTACACCGGGACATTCGTTTCTGCAAGCACGTTGGATGGGGCAG GTCATATATTGCCACTAGCATACGGTGTTATTGATTCAGAGAACGATGCTGCTTGGAcgtggttctttgagcaattcaagatagCATACGGTGTAAGGGAAAACATGTGCATTGTTTCGGATAGAAATGAGAGCATCATTAAATCTGTATCGAGAGTATATCCGGATTTACCGCATTGTGCTTGCATATGGCATCTATGGAATAACGTATACAAGAAATTCAAAAAGAGTCATGCCAAGTTGAGTGAGATATACTTCTTGATGGAAAAAGCATACACACAAACTGAATTTGATAGTCTGATGGAGAAGGTTGAGAAGGTAGATATTAGGGTGAAAGAATACTTAGAGTTAGCTGGTTACGTGGGCTAG
- the LOC104231848 gene encoding uncharacterized protein, translated as MTSNIAESINAALVSARELPIYDFLEELRKMFGRWNCSNRKEATQTYKTLGKKYQKMLELNETMCTRMTVVPSTEYLHTVNDGGWNYTVCLLERKCVCGRFQIDELPCPHAWAVLKSKFLMPEEYCSSYYKPSTIVMTYDVPIYPLPDKNDWNIPEHVAEEVVLPPKWKRPPGRPKKKHDKNLRELLLPKNQHSCSICGQGGHNKRTCRNAPRNK; from the exons ATGACGTCAAATATCGCTGAGTCAATCAATGCAGCACTAGTTTCAGCAAGGGAATTGCcaatatatgacttcctcgaagAACTTAGGAAGATGTTTGGTCGTTGGAATTGTAGTAACCGTAAAGAAGCTACTCAGACATACAAGACGCTTGGGAAAAAATACCAGAAAATGCTGGAGTTGAATGAGACCATGTGTACCCGTATGACT GTGGTACCCTCAACTGAATACTTACATACTGTTAACGATGGTGGGTGGAATTACACAGTCTGCCTGCTCGAGAGAAAATGTGTTTGTGGGAGATTCCAAATTGATGAATTGCCATGCCCACATGCCTGGGCTGTATTGAAGAGCAAGTTTTTAATGCCTGAAGAATATTGCTCTAGCTATTACAAGCCAAGTACAATTGTAATGACATACGATGTGCCAATATACCCGCTACCGGACAAAAATGACTGGAATATACCAGAGCATGTTGCAGAGGAGGTTGTACTACCACCCAAATGGAAAAGACCTCCTGGAAGGCCAAAGAAGAAGCACGACAAAAATTTACGTGAATTGTTGTTGCCGAAAAATCAACATTCATGTAGCATATGTGGGCAGGGAGGACATAACAAGCGAACTTGTAGGAATGCTCCACGTAATAAATAG